A region from the uncultured Holophaga sp. genome encodes:
- a CDS encoding DUF2164 domain-containing protein, producing MDIRLSKATEQQLTASLQRYLQEELGEEVGELKATLFLRFCLEEIGPPIYNQAIQDARTFMLEKVGDLENVCYVAEKKKPLRRR from the coding sequence ATGGACATCCGATTGAGCAAGGCCACGGAACAGCAGCTCACCGCCTCCCTCCAGCGCTATCTCCAGGAGGAGCTGGGGGAGGAGGTGGGAGAGCTCAAGGCCACCCTCTTCCTGCGCTTCTGCCTGGAGGAGATCGGGCCGCCGATCTATAACCAAGCCATCCAGGACGCCCGGACCTTCATGCTGGAAAAGGTGGGCGACCTGGAGAATGTCTGCTACGTGGCGGAGAAGAAGAAACCACTCCGGCGGCGTTGA
- the pepF gene encoding oligoendopeptidase F produces the protein MKTMPIITCLLALSSFFAPEAGAAEAPKPDSRAAAPSRTWDLTLLYPDEAAYQAARQRVVQGMERIPSFRGHLGDSAAGLADALDCIYGLRKELTRLNTYASLAHDENTKLTPGLERSQELDLLVTRFSQAVSFMDPELLTVGEARIRSFLKEEPRLAVYRFPLEEVLRSAPHTLGAEAEGVMAAVGMIADTPSSLYGILANADMPWPTVKLSDGQEVRLDQAGYSRYRAAADPADRAEVFKAFFGKLKEYERTFGVALFSQVKTDCFNAQVRHYPNSLAAALASDDVPESVYRTLIAETHANLPTLHRYFRLRARMLGLKQLHYSDIYPPLVKTDKSFPYEEAQRLIIEATRPLGATYTADISRALHARWTDVYPQSGKRSGAYMSGSVHDGNPFVLTNYNDNYESLSTLAHEWGHGVHSILANRTQPFPTARYSIFTAEIASTLNEALLLDYMLKVAQSDQERLYYLGSALEGLRGTFFRQAMFAEFELAIHEEVEKGGALSGDKLTRIYGDILKRYHGAEQGVVVIDEPVTVEWAYIPHFYYNYYVYQYATSIAASQAFAERIQKGEKGAVETYLELLKAGGSDHPYQLVKRAGVDLATPGPYRALAHRMDIIMDQIEAILAKGK, from the coding sequence ATGAAGACCATGCCGATCATCACCTGCCTCCTCGCCCTCAGCTCCTTTTTCGCCCCCGAAGCCGGAGCAGCCGAAGCGCCCAAGCCGGATTCCCGGGCGGCTGCCCCCTCCCGCACCTGGGACCTCACGCTTCTCTACCCTGACGAAGCGGCCTATCAGGCCGCCCGTCAGCGGGTCGTCCAGGGGATGGAGCGCATTCCCTCTTTCCGGGGGCACCTGGGGGACAGCGCCGCGGGTCTGGCTGACGCCCTCGATTGCATCTATGGTCTGCGCAAGGAGTTGACCCGACTCAACACCTACGCCAGTCTCGCCCACGACGAGAACACCAAGCTGACTCCTGGACTGGAGCGCAGCCAGGAGCTGGATCTGCTGGTGACCCGCTTCTCTCAGGCGGTGAGCTTCATGGACCCAGAGCTCCTGACGGTGGGCGAAGCGCGGATCCGGAGCTTCCTGAAGGAGGAACCCCGTCTGGCGGTCTACCGCTTCCCCCTGGAGGAGGTCCTCCGGAGTGCCCCCCACACGCTGGGAGCCGAAGCGGAGGGCGTGATGGCCGCCGTGGGGATGATCGCCGACACGCCCTCCAGCCTCTACGGGATCCTGGCCAACGCGGACATGCCCTGGCCCACCGTGAAACTCTCCGATGGCCAGGAGGTGCGGCTGGATCAGGCGGGCTACAGCCGCTACCGCGCCGCGGCGGACCCTGCGGACCGGGCTGAGGTCTTCAAGGCCTTCTTCGGGAAGCTCAAGGAATACGAAAGGACCTTCGGGGTGGCGCTCTTCTCCCAGGTGAAGACCGACTGCTTCAATGCCCAGGTCAGGCACTATCCCAACAGCCTGGCGGCGGCTCTGGCTTCCGATGATGTGCCCGAGTCGGTCTACCGCACCCTCATTGCCGAGACCCATGCCAACCTGCCGACCCTGCACCGCTACTTCCGCCTGCGGGCCCGGATGCTGGGGCTCAAGCAGCTCCACTACTCCGATATCTATCCCCCTCTGGTGAAGACCGACAAGAGCTTCCCCTACGAAGAGGCCCAGCGGCTCATCATCGAGGCGACCCGTCCCCTGGGGGCGACCTACACCGCGGACATCTCCAGGGCCCTCCACGCCCGGTGGACCGATGTCTATCCCCAGTCCGGAAAGCGCTCAGGTGCCTACATGAGCGGCAGCGTGCATGACGGCAATCCCTTCGTGCTGACGAACTACAACGACAACTACGAATCACTCAGCACCCTGGCCCATGAGTGGGGGCATGGGGTCCACTCGATCCTGGCCAACCGCACCCAGCCCTTCCCCACCGCCCGCTACAGCATCTTCACGGCCGAGATTGCCTCCACGCTGAATGAAGCTCTGCTCCTGGATTACATGCTGAAGGTGGCCCAGTCCGATCAGGAGCGGCTCTACTACCTGGGCAGTGCCCTTGAAGGCCTGCGGGGCACCTTCTTCCGCCAGGCGATGTTCGCTGAGTTCGAGTTGGCCATCCACGAAGAGGTGGAGAAGGGTGGGGCCCTCTCCGGTGACAAGCTCACCCGCATCTACGGGGACATCCTGAAGCGCTACCACGGAGCGGAGCAGGGAGTCGTGGTCATCGATGAGCCGGTGACCGTGGAGTGGGCCTACATCCCCCACTTCTACTACAACTACTACGTCTACCAGTACGCCACCTCCATCGCCGCCTCCCAGGCCTTCGCCGAGCGGATCCAGAAGGGGGAGAAGGGAGCGGTGGAGACCTACCTCGAGCTCCTGAAGGCCGGTGGCTCGGACCACCCCTACCAGCTGGTGAAGCGGGCCGGTGTGGACCTTGCCACCCCCGGACCCTATCGGGCCCTGGCCCACCGGATGGACATCATCATGGACCAGATCGAGGCCATCCTGGCCAAGGGGAAGTAG
- a CDS encoding SPFH domain-containing protein: MPEALLFVVLVIFVLVLASKALKIIRPYEKGVVETLGKYSAPPREPGLTFVLPFFQTLIKVDTREQVIDVPPQEVITRDNAAVTVDAVIYFRVTDPVRVIYNIANFQYAAVKLAQTNLRNIVGEMELDATLSSREKINTQLRQVLDEATDEWGVKVVRVEIQKIEPPADITNAMSKQMKAEREKRAAILESEGFKQSAILKAEGERESQILRAEGDRQGAVIRAEGQAQAVRTLADAEKFRIETVFNAIHAGKPDQGLIAIRSLEALEKVAEGKATKIFLPADVGGALSAVGAAAEFFRQPLPPPAGTPAAAPATPRMPPVVRRTESEN; encoded by the coding sequence ATGCCTGAGGCCCTTCTCTTCGTCGTCCTGGTCATCTTCGTGCTGGTGCTGGCCAGCAAGGCCCTGAAGATCATCCGCCCCTACGAGAAGGGAGTCGTGGAGACCCTGGGCAAGTATTCGGCACCGCCCCGGGAGCCCGGGCTCACCTTTGTGCTGCCCTTCTTCCAGACTCTGATCAAAGTGGACACCCGTGAGCAGGTCATCGATGTGCCGCCCCAGGAGGTCATCACCCGCGACAATGCCGCCGTCACGGTGGATGCGGTCATCTACTTCCGGGTGACGGACCCGGTCCGGGTGATCTACAACATCGCCAACTTCCAGTACGCTGCCGTCAAGCTGGCCCAGACCAATCTCCGCAACATCGTGGGCGAGATGGAGCTGGATGCCACCCTCTCCAGTCGCGAGAAGATCAACACCCAACTGCGGCAGGTCCTGGACGAGGCTACGGACGAGTGGGGTGTCAAGGTGGTGCGGGTGGAGATCCAGAAGATCGAGCCCCCGGCGGACATCACCAATGCCATGTCCAAGCAGATGAAGGCTGAGCGGGAGAAGCGCGCCGCCATCCTTGAGTCCGAGGGCTTCAAGCAGAGCGCCATCCTGAAGGCCGAGGGCGAGCGGGAGAGCCAGATCCTGCGGGCCGAGGGTGACCGGCAGGGAGCGGTCATCCGCGCCGAGGGGCAGGCCCAGGCCGTCCGTACCCTGGCCGATGCCGAAAAGTTCCGCATCGAGACCGTCTTCAACGCCATCCACGCGGGGAAGCCGGACCAGGGGCTCATCGCCATCCGGAGCCTGGAGGCCCTGGAGAAGGTGGCCGAGGGCAAGGCCACCAAGATCTTCCTCCCCGCGGATGTGGGAGGCGCCCTCTCTGCCGTCGGTGCCGCAGCGGAGTTCTTCCGTCAGCCCCTTCCGCCGCCCGCGGGAACCCCTGCGGCGGCTCCTGCCACGCCCCGCATGCCTCCGGTGGTCAGGAGGACGGAGAGCGAGAACTGA
- a CDS encoding NfeD family protein has protein sequence MPALWWLFLLVIFLVIEMVTPGLFFFACMAGGALLAAVAGWLGLGHLGTWIVFLLGSALLVLTVAPLARRWMKRMPHSPVGLDALAGQRARVIEAIDPDTGRGQVRLGNGALWRATADAFIPQDSWVEIRLVVGTRLQVCQSAPNPEGKE, from the coding sequence ATGCCCGCACTCTGGTGGCTGTTCCTGTTGGTGATCTTCCTGGTGATCGAGATGGTCACCCCGGGGCTCTTCTTCTTCGCCTGCATGGCCGGAGGTGCGCTCCTGGCGGCGGTGGCCGGTTGGCTGGGGCTGGGCCATCTGGGGACCTGGATTGTCTTCCTCTTGGGTTCAGCCCTCCTGGTGCTCACCGTGGCGCCCCTGGCCCGGCGCTGGATGAAGCGCATGCCCCACAGTCCCGTCGGCCTGGATGCCCTGGCGGGACAGCGGGCGCGGGTCATCGAGGCGATCGATCCCGACACGGGACGGGGGCAGGTGCGCCTGGGAAATGGAGCCCTCTGGAGGGCCACTGCAGATGCTTTCATTCCCCAGGACTCCTGGGTGGAGATCCGTTTGGTGGTGGGCACCCGCCTGCAAGTGTGTCAGTCTGCTCCCAACCCTGAAGGAAAGGAATGA
- a CDS encoding ATP-dependent DNA helicase yields MHLLPLSVRDFIEPLVPTGSIDASYAFQLQEDTAQQGIRMHARIQKRMASEHPQLCHEVPLFTRFQREGLEVLVRGRIDLLIDNIIEEIKTTTQAPGLLKRLAEDPLHPFAQQARMYAWMHFGTEHPCTCRIRVVSLLDDSESLVEVPFDPEAFGHWVEAQVDSLHRAHLADLARAEVRRGMAKGLTWPFPETRSGQGTLMDEVALALEAGEPLLLQAPTGLGKTAGVLHPALLQALREHQRVFCLTPRNSQHPLAEAYVRRLREQGHPVRSVTLRAKEKVCPQEEVHCRPESCPRADSYFDRLHACGVLEELQALGCADGEALREAADRHTLCPFELSLDAARHADVIIGDYNYALAPGSTLLRFFGNPEAAARNILLLDEAHNLPSRAADWFSPALELEQLLDLRKRRKGLGRGTSAQLTRCIRLLEGHQGPHRVLEVDTEAFLDEEQRIRRLLAKAAAEGQDLPPSHPLVRLLRPWAEFCAVLRERTEAHLITWKPRPGGGTLQITCLEASEHLAERFKAVAGTVLFSATLKPFDYYRRLSGLPEGTRSREIPSPFPAAHRKVLIVPQISTRLRLRERSAPRIAQFLSRVLPLRPGNYIVFFPSFAFLEQTLAQVELPGFEVLSQPRQADQATLRGLLDTLQTRRKVVLLAVQGGSLSEGVDLPGEALIGCVVVGPPIPPFSLEHQQLRAHFQKRYGQGEAYASTYPAMAKAIQAAGRVIRGPQERGLLVFLDDRFLEPDFAAGFPSDWFSSPRELVSSAILADVQGFWEAP; encoded by the coding sequence ATGCATCTCCTCCCCCTCTCCGTCCGCGACTTCATCGAGCCCCTGGTGCCCACCGGCAGCATCGATGCCTCGTACGCCTTCCAGCTCCAGGAGGACACCGCCCAGCAGGGCATCCGCATGCATGCCCGCATCCAGAAGCGCATGGCCTCGGAACACCCGCAGCTGTGCCACGAGGTGCCCCTGTTCACCCGCTTCCAACGGGAGGGCCTTGAGGTGCTGGTCCGGGGCCGGATTGATTTATTAATAGATAATATAATTGAAGAAATCAAGACCACCACCCAGGCCCCGGGGCTCCTGAAACGCCTGGCGGAGGACCCCCTGCATCCCTTCGCCCAGCAGGCCCGGATGTACGCCTGGATGCATTTCGGGACGGAGCACCCCTGCACCTGTCGCATCCGAGTGGTCTCCCTGCTGGACGACAGCGAAAGCCTGGTGGAGGTCCCCTTCGATCCCGAGGCCTTCGGGCACTGGGTGGAGGCCCAGGTGGACAGCCTGCACCGCGCCCACTTGGCGGACCTGGCCCGGGCCGAGGTACGGCGGGGCATGGCCAAGGGCCTCACCTGGCCCTTCCCGGAGACCCGCAGCGGCCAGGGGACCCTCATGGACGAGGTGGCCTTGGCCCTGGAGGCGGGGGAGCCCCTGCTCCTCCAGGCCCCCACAGGGCTGGGCAAGACCGCCGGCGTGCTGCACCCGGCCCTGCTGCAGGCCCTTCGGGAGCACCAGCGGGTCTTCTGCCTGACCCCCCGCAACAGCCAGCACCCCCTGGCGGAGGCCTATGTGCGCCGCCTGCGAGAGCAGGGCCACCCGGTGCGCTCCGTGACCCTGCGGGCCAAGGAGAAGGTCTGCCCCCAGGAGGAGGTCCACTGCCGCCCCGAGTCCTGCCCCCGGGCCGACAGCTACTTCGACCGGCTCCACGCCTGTGGGGTCCTGGAGGAGCTGCAGGCCCTGGGCTGCGCCGACGGAGAAGCCCTGCGGGAGGCCGCGGACCGCCACACCCTCTGCCCCTTCGAGCTCTCGCTGGATGCGGCCCGCCACGCCGATGTGATCATCGGGGACTACAACTACGCCCTGGCGCCGGGCTCCACCCTCCTGCGCTTCTTCGGAAACCCCGAGGCCGCGGCCCGGAACATCCTCCTGCTGGACGAAGCCCACAACCTGCCCAGCCGCGCTGCGGACTGGTTCAGCCCCGCCCTGGAGCTGGAACAGCTCCTGGACCTCCGCAAGCGGCGCAAGGGCCTGGGCCGGGGGACCTCCGCCCAGCTCACTCGCTGCATCCGGCTCCTGGAGGGCCACCAGGGCCCCCACCGGGTGCTGGAGGTGGACACCGAGGCCTTCCTGGACGAGGAGCAGCGCATCCGGCGCCTCCTGGCCAAGGCCGCAGCCGAAGGCCAGGACCTCCCCCCCTCCCACCCCCTGGTGCGCCTGCTGCGGCCCTGGGCGGAGTTCTGCGCGGTGCTCCGGGAGCGCACCGAGGCCCATCTCATCACCTGGAAGCCCAGGCCCGGGGGCGGCACCCTGCAGATCACCTGCCTGGAGGCCTCGGAGCACCTGGCAGAGCGCTTCAAGGCCGTGGCGGGCACCGTGCTCTTCTCCGCCACCCTCAAGCCCTTCGACTACTACCGCAGGCTCTCGGGTCTGCCCGAAGGCACCCGCAGCCGGGAGATCCCCAGCCCCTTCCCCGCCGCCCACCGCAAGGTGCTCATCGTGCCCCAGATCAGCACCCGGCTGCGCCTGCGGGAGCGCTCCGCCCCCCGCATCGCCCAGTTCCTTAGCCGGGTCCTGCCCCTGCGGCCGGGCAACTACATCGTCTTCTTCCCCAGCTTCGCCTTCCTGGAGCAGACCCTGGCCCAGGTGGAGCTGCCGGGCTTCGAGGTGCTCTCCCAGCCCCGGCAGGCGGACCAGGCCACCCTGCGGGGTCTCCTGGACACCCTCCAGACCCGGCGCAAGGTGGTGCTCCTGGCCGTCCAGGGCGGGTCGCTCTCCGAGGGGGTGGATCTCCCCGGAGAGGCCCTCATCGGCTGCGTGGTGGTGGGGCCGCCCATCCCCCCCTTCAGCCTGGAGCACCAGCAGCTCCGGGCCCACTTCCAGAAGCGCTATGGCCAGGGGGAGGCCTACGCCAGCACCTACCCCGCCATGGCCAAGGCCATCCAGGCCGCGGGGCGGGTGATCCGGGGCCCCCAGGAGCGGGGCCTGCTGGTCTTCCTGGACGACCGCTTCCTGGAGCCGGACTTCGCGGCGGGCTTCCCCTCCGACTGGTTCAGCAGCCCCCGGGAGCTGGTGTCCAGCGCCATCCTCGCCGATGTGCAGGGCTTCTGGGAGGCCCCCTGA
- a CDS encoding VRR-NUC domain-containing protein: MLERGYCLANLETLLAEVERRSGDLLHPPERDRLEAFRALPLPARHLLARMLTRKGPWLRGDTLAYPEVGEPGPALAHLVAAGFCLGPDQADGDALLPLLTRAELATQLRGLGVSFPRATRRESLALLLREHPEALPDLRASLAPHRVAEPEFWRLLEVLFFGNLEQDLSSFVVADLGHLRYPDYPLDPSARRFGTRAEVDFLRSVQALREALEAGNLDLDALTAQALALRPAHSQRRHQGLLNGLGRAWERLGRFPEALACFEASGRPPARERRVRIHAAQGDLATACALALEMAQSPLDLGEARFVRVFLHKQRKERLEALLWLEANPAPPPVPELRLVLEPRGLPVEEAVLESARGQGWEGFFAENHLWRALFGLVFWDELFADVPGAFQHRYQTAPLDLDRFQEARRERVAARLAGLEAPGALERLVLGNAHHHRGEACSFVSWKHLEPAHLEAVVRRIPPAVLRSVLSTLAPSPRAFDSGFPDLFLYRPESSAWALWEVKGPGDSLRPEQSFWLERFGALGCEARVARVTYWDGLF; this comes from the coding sequence ATGCTGGAGCGCGGCTACTGCCTGGCCAACCTGGAGACCCTGCTGGCGGAGGTGGAGCGCCGCTCCGGGGACCTGCTCCATCCCCCGGAGCGGGATCGCCTGGAGGCCTTCCGCGCCCTGCCCCTCCCGGCCCGCCACCTCCTGGCCCGCATGCTCACCCGCAAGGGCCCCTGGCTGCGGGGGGACACCCTGGCCTACCCCGAGGTGGGGGAGCCCGGGCCCGCCCTAGCCCACCTGGTGGCAGCGGGCTTCTGCCTGGGACCGGACCAGGCGGACGGGGACGCCTTGCTGCCCCTGCTCACCCGGGCGGAGCTGGCCACCCAGCTGAGGGGCCTGGGGGTCTCCTTCCCCCGGGCCACCCGCCGGGAGAGCCTGGCGCTCCTGCTGCGGGAGCACCCGGAGGCCCTGCCCGACCTGAGGGCCTCCCTGGCCCCCCACCGGGTGGCGGAGCCCGAATTCTGGCGCCTGCTGGAGGTGCTCTTCTTCGGCAACCTGGAGCAGGACCTCTCCAGCTTCGTGGTGGCGGACCTGGGGCACCTGCGCTACCCCGACTACCCCCTGGACCCCTCGGCCCGGCGCTTCGGGACCCGGGCCGAGGTGGACTTTCTGCGCTCGGTGCAGGCCCTGCGGGAGGCCCTGGAAGCCGGAAACCTGGACCTGGACGCCCTGACGGCTCAGGCCCTGGCCCTGCGGCCCGCCCATTCCCAACGGCGCCACCAGGGGCTCCTCAACGGCCTGGGCCGGGCCTGGGAGCGGCTGGGGCGCTTCCCCGAGGCCCTGGCCTGCTTCGAGGCCAGCGGGCGTCCCCCGGCCCGGGAGCGCAGGGTCAGGATCCACGCCGCCCAGGGCGACCTGGCCACCGCCTGCGCCCTGGCCCTGGAGATGGCCCAGAGCCCCCTGGACCTGGGGGAGGCCCGCTTCGTGCGGGTCTTCCTGCACAAGCAGCGCAAGGAGCGCCTGGAGGCCCTGCTCTGGCTGGAGGCGAACCCCGCCCCTCCTCCGGTCCCGGAGCTGCGGCTGGTGCTGGAGCCCAGGGGACTCCCGGTGGAGGAGGCCGTCCTGGAGTCCGCCCGGGGCCAGGGCTGGGAGGGCTTCTTCGCCGAGAACCACCTCTGGCGGGCCCTCTTCGGCCTTGTCTTCTGGGACGAACTCTTCGCGGATGTCCCCGGGGCCTTCCAGCACCGCTACCAGACGGCACCCCTGGACCTGGACCGCTTCCAGGAAGCTCGCCGGGAGCGCGTCGCCGCCCGGCTGGCGGGCCTGGAAGCCCCCGGGGCCCTGGAGCGCCTCGTGCTGGGCAACGCCCATCACCACCGGGGAGAGGCCTGCAGCTTCGTGTCCTGGAAACACCTGGAGCCTGCCCACCTGGAGGCGGTGGTGCGGCGCATCCCCCCGGCCGTGCTGCGCTCGGTGCTCAGCACCCTGGCCCCCAGCCCCCGGGCCTTCGATTCGGGTTTTCCCGATTTATTCCTCTACCGCCCGGAGAGCTCGGCCTGGGCCCTCTGGGAGGTCAAGGGCCCCGGCGACAGCCTGCGCCCCGAGCAGAGCTTCTGGCTGGAGCGCTTCGGCGCCCTGGGCTGCGAGGCGAGGGTGGCCAGGGTCACGTACTGGGACGGGCTATTCTGA
- a CDS encoding pyridoxamine 5'-phosphate oxidase family protein — MFEAMRRQDRALSPEETRELLLRGEYGVLGLQGLNGYPHPVPMSYALEGEVIWLHCALEGSKLADLRADARASFCVVGATEVLPSAFSTRYASAIAYGEVEEVSGAEADRGLMALLEKYSPEHLEAGRAYLERARAKTGVLRLHIAHLSGKSRR; from the coding sequence ATGTTCGAAGCCATGCGCCGCCAGGACCGTGCCCTCTCCCCTGAGGAGACCCGGGAGCTGCTGCTCCGGGGAGAATACGGCGTCCTGGGCCTCCAGGGGCTCAATGGCTACCCCCACCCGGTGCCCATGAGCTACGCCCTGGAGGGGGAGGTGATCTGGCTCCACTGCGCCCTGGAGGGCAGCAAGCTGGCGGACCTGCGGGCCGACGCCCGGGCTTCCTTCTGCGTGGTGGGCGCCACGGAGGTGCTGCCCTCCGCCTTCTCCACCCGCTACGCCAGCGCCATCGCCTACGGCGAGGTGGAGGAGGTGAGCGGAGCCGAGGCGGACCGGGGCCTCATGGCCCTGCTGGAGAAGTACAGCCCCGAGCACCTGGAGGCTGGCCGGGCCTACTTGGAGCGGGCCCGGGCCAAGACAGGGGTGCTGCGCCTGCACATCGCCCACCTCAGCGGCAAGAGTCGGCGTTGA
- a CDS encoding diguanylate cyclase yields MSCFIWDDHFETGLEAVDAQHRGLVSLMNRLLDGAYALQTGQDAPLEVFGQLMDYSRSHFAEEEAIMAARGIDPRFLEAHREQHRQYALTLQEARRTLLDQSHPTRTLASFVGQWLIYHILGWDQAMARQLRAMAAGASAQEAFEVEQSRLQETDSPLFRTLRLLVEQVLTKNSQLVELNAQLEQRIQARTRELQEAVSHLETEMAESRRLEDELSAANTRLEQAALTDVLTGLPNRRHAMDRLAQLWSESRRHGTTLACILLDADDFKQVNDRFGHEAGDLVLCGLASVLRDHVRGEDLVCRLGGDEFLILCAHTDLDGALSLAEHLRRQVEALELPAGRGTWKGSLSLGVAEAKADMASGEELIARADEGLYLAKRQGRNRVAVAPEHASEA; encoded by the coding sequence TTGAGCTGTTTCATCTGGGATGACCACTTCGAGACAGGGCTGGAGGCCGTGGACGCGCAGCACCGCGGGTTGGTCTCTCTCATGAACCGCCTCCTGGATGGTGCCTATGCCCTCCAGACCGGGCAGGACGCCCCCCTGGAGGTCTTCGGCCAGCTGATGGACTACAGCCGCAGCCACTTCGCTGAGGAAGAGGCCATTATGGCGGCCCGGGGCATCGACCCCCGCTTCCTGGAGGCCCACCGGGAGCAGCACCGGCAGTACGCCCTCACCCTCCAGGAGGCGCGGCGGACCCTCCTCGACCAGTCCCACCCCACCCGCACCCTGGCCAGCTTCGTGGGCCAGTGGCTCATCTACCACATCCTCGGATGGGACCAGGCCATGGCCCGCCAGCTGAGGGCCATGGCAGCCGGAGCTTCGGCCCAGGAAGCCTTTGAGGTGGAGCAGAGCCGCCTCCAGGAGACCGACAGCCCCCTCTTCCGGACCCTCCGGCTCCTGGTGGAGCAGGTCCTCACCAAGAACAGCCAGCTGGTGGAGCTCAACGCCCAACTGGAGCAGCGGATCCAGGCGCGGACGCGGGAGCTGCAGGAGGCCGTCTCCCACCTGGAGACGGAGATGGCCGAGTCCCGCCGCCTCGAGGACGAGCTCTCCGCAGCCAACACCCGCCTGGAGCAGGCCGCCCTCACGGACGTTCTGACCGGGTTGCCGAATCGCCGCCACGCCATGGACCGCTTGGCCCAGCTTTGGTCCGAATCCCGCCGCCACGGGACGACCCTGGCCTGCATCCTCCTGGATGCCGATGACTTCAAGCAGGTCAACGACCGCTTCGGCCACGAGGCCGGAGATCTGGTTCTGTGCGGACTGGCCAGTGTCCTGCGGGACCATGTCCGGGGAGAGGACCTGGTCTGCCGCCTGGGCGGAGACGAGTTCCTGATCCTCTGCGCCCACACGGACCTGGACGGCGCCCTCAGCCTGGCCGAGCACCTGAGGCGCCAAGTGGAGGCTCTGGAACTCCCGGCGGGGCGGGGCACCTGGAAGGGGAGCCTCAGCCTGGGCGTCGCCGAAGCGAAAGCCGACATGGCCAGTGGAGAGGAGCTCATCGCCCGGGCGGACGAAGGCCTCTACCTGGCCAAGAGACAGGGGCGCAACCGGGTGGCCGTGGCCCCGGAGCACGCCTCCGAGGCCTGA
- a CDS encoding 2-hydroxymuconate tautomerase, producing MPIVQISLLEGRTADQKRKVAADVTEAIMKHMGAPADAVRVIFQDMAPVDYAVGGVLHMDKK from the coding sequence ATGCCCATCGTCCAGATCAGCCTGCTTGAAGGCCGCACCGCAGACCAGAAGCGCAAGGTGGCCGCCGATGTCACCGAGGCCATCATGAAGCACATGGGTGCTCCGGCCGATGCCGTGCGCGTCATCTTCCAGGACATGGCCCCCGTTGACTACGCCGTGGGCGGTGTGCTGCACATGGACAAGAAGTAG